Genomic window (Helianthus annuus cultivar XRQ/B chromosome 3, HanXRQr2.0-SUNRISE, whole genome shotgun sequence):
taaaaaaaacttaacggagttaagcttttttttttttcaaattacaaacagattttttagggcttttgatcagaacgatgatacgagtccattgatgtaaaatttacttcgaaatggtgctccaagtgacttgattttggttaattggaaatttaaacacccgaattgaagcgtcgttttcatcgtttggagcaccgttttgggccaagttttacatcaatggactcgtatcgtcgttctaatcaaaagccctaaaaaatttgtttgtaatttggaaaaaagtttaattccgttaagtttttttaacgggggaccaatataggaaaaataggtgaaaggttgGACTGATGGGGGGAATATTCTAAAATGAGATTATTAAAGGCCAATAAGGTATAAGTGAAATTATTACAGGTTAATTTCCCTATTATTATACTTTGAACTAGTCATGTAAATTACTTACTAGACAAAGTATTATAATATAGAGACTAGATCTGTAGTACAATTTAATACAAACTAGAATTGCgtcccgccgcaatgcggcggggattctttagttataactaagtcgatctaggatccgcacgttatgttaaacctattaaacaggaaaaaatagacgatgtaaaaacgttcacccacacacgcatgttgcgtcgtgttaactcgcaaaatttagaacgaaacataaaaacgttaaatcaaagacgcacgttgcgatgtgtttagtcacaaaatttagaaccaagcataaagcgaaaaatttgcggaaaatgaaaactattaagggccaaagttgaaagtaaaaaaagttggtgaggatagattgcaaaagataaaaagtttggggttaaaagtaaaaaaaaaaattgttttgggttaaaaggaatttatgaaatacttttggtgaaaaataaaaaaaaaatctatttttttggaaaacccccaaagccaaggttacagtaaccatatgcataaccattttttctttgaaaacccctcAAAGCACACCtcgcggggcgtaaaacggtgtcaaataataCTAATgccacacaaccgtcatcgaccactaacactgactcgacctaggatctgagtgttgcgacgaacctgtcaaacatgaaaaaatagtgGTAAAACGTTGAACCATACATGCACGTTGcaccgtgttaacttgcaaaatttgaaacaaaacataaaaaggtTGAACCAGTTGTCCGTtacgtcgtattaactcgaaaaatttagaactatacgtaaaacgaaaatttgcgaaagatgaaaagtataagtgacaaaagttgtgaagttaaattgcaaataatgaaaagttttgggttaaagttaaaaaacaaattatgtagggttcaaattgtaaaaggtaaaacctttgggttaaaagtaaaaaaatcaagtttttttttgaaaaaatcccaaagcataatgtacaactcGAATTGCACATTtttgttgctaatttataattataatatataatatacaaTCATAACCCTTGGTTTCTTTCTACTCCACATATTCCAACCGCTCATTAACCTTGTGTCGTTGCCATGCTGGCATAGGTTCAAGACATTTGGTGGCAGAGATCCCCATCGCCCACCTGAAGATGTTGCGTATTCCGTTGCTCGATTTTTTCAAAAAGGAGGAAGTGTACACAATTATTATATGGTATTGTTTTGATGAGTTCTTTATACATGAATGCAATGTTAGTTTTGGTACCTTGCATAGTTTATTTAGTTTCTACATGcgtttgactttgactttgactttgctTGTCGTGTTGAGTTTAGTACCATGGTGGGACGAATTTCGGACGTACTTCTGGCGGGCCGTTTATCACCACGAGTTATGATTATGATGCACCAATTGACGAATACGGTTAGCCCATGAAACTTTTCAATATATATGGTAACAAGAACTTAACTTCTTTAGTGTACATTGTTATCTTTGACATTGACTATGAATGTCAAACTTTTATTTTAACTAACTTATAAATAGTATACATATCTTTTACATTTTAGCATAGTTCGTTTTCTAAATCTTCATACAATTTGATACACACATAatattttttaaaccaaaagtagTTCACATGACTTTTTAAATAATCTCTAAATAGTTCATTTGACTTTTTGAATAATCTCTAAATATTTGAGAAAATTAGTAAAATAGCCAAAGACCAGGGTTAACTTACGAAAATAGCCACCTCATGCGTCCTTGGAGTGGCGCATCACGGATTCAAATGCGCGGGATGCGTCTGGAAACAATGGGATGCGTCTCTGGAGAGAAACCCAATAGAAAATGGACACGTGACGCAGACTCCTCCAAGGGGTCAGACAGACTCCTCCAAGGGGTCAGGCAGACTCCTCCAATGAGTCAGGCAGACTCCTCTGAGTGTGAGATCCAAGGCGTCAGGTCTGACCCCTTGGAAGAGTCTGCATGACCCTTTGGAAGAGTCTGCCTGACCCCTTCGAAGAGTCTGCTTGACCCCTTGGAGGAGTCTGCCGCCACGTGTCCATTTTCTAttgggtttcgctccaaagacgCATCCCATTGTTTCCAGACGCATCCCGCACATTTGAATCCGTGATGCGCCACTCCAAGGACGCATGAGGTGGCTATTTTCGTAATTCAACCCTGGTCTTGGCTATTTTCGTAATTTTCTCTTTATTTTCATGGATGAGTGTAGGATTACCAAGGTTTCCGAAATGGGGCCACCTTAAGGAGCTTCACCGAGCTATTAAGTTGTGTGAACACGCGTTATTGAACAACAAACCAGCTTTGGTTCTTCTTGGTCCGAAACAAGAGGTTCGTTTATTTTCAATATCTTCCTGTTTGATCATTTTTAACGTGACGAGCGCACATTTTTCTCTCTCAATATTTAGGCGGATGTCTACGAAGATCAAACGGGAACATGTGCTGCGTTTATCGCTAACTTAGATGACACAAACGAAAAAACAGTTCAGTTTCGAAACGCTTCATATACATTGCCAGCATGGTCAGTAAGCATACTTCCCGACTGCAAAAACGTAGTCTTCAACACCGCAAAGGTAACTTCTTGTTAAGTCCTCTCGATCACATATTCCTGTTTCATTGTTGACTGTTGAAAGTAGTTTGTTTGACCTTAAAAGTCAACTGACATTGTACGTGTGTTTAAACAGGTCGGATCTCAAACTTCTACCATTGAAATGGTGCCGGAGAAACTGCAACCTAATTGGGAAATATACGTTGAGAAAGCCGGGATATGGGGCGAAGCAGATTTTACACGCAACGGTTTTGTTGATCACATTAACACCACAAAAGATACTACTGATTACCTTTGGCACACAACAAGGTTTGTGTCTATATAAAGATACTTCTATCTTGAAAGCATTAAAAAAAGAGAAAATTACGAAAATAGCCAAAGACCAGGGTTGACTTACGAAAATAGCCACCTCATGCGTCCTTGGAGTGGCGCATCACGGATTCAAATGCGCGGGATGCGTCTGGAAACAATGGGGTGcgtctttggagcgaaacccaaTAGAAAATGGACACGTGGCGGCAGACTCATCCAAGGGGTCAGACAGACTCCTCCAATGAGTCAGGCAGACTCCTCCGAGTGTGAGATCCAAGGCGTCAGGCCTGACCCCTTGGAAGAGTCTGTCTGACCCTTTGGAAGAGTCTGCCTGACCCCTTGGAGGAGTCTGCCGCCAGGTGTCCATTTTTTAttgggtttcgctccaaagacgCATCCCAAGACTTCCAGACGCATCCCGCGCATTTGAATCCGTGACGCGCCACTTCAAGGACGCATGAGGTGGCTATTTTCGTAATTCAACCCTGGTCTTGGCTATTTTCGTAATTTTCTCTTAAAAAAAACTCTTTAACTATTAGTCAAATGTCTATAAGAGCTTTGACACATAAAGTCAACTCTTTTAACTGTTACATTTTTCTTGCAGATTATTTGTTGACCGGAGTGAAGACTTTTTAACGAAGGGAATCAAACCGATCCTCCTTATCGAATCAAAGGGACATGCCCTTCATGCATTTGTCAATGGCATACTTCAAGGTTGTATGAATTATGATTAAGACACATTATCCAAAAGTCAAACTTGTTATCCAAGATGTTTGACCGTCTGTTTTTCGCTTATTAGATCATTAGTTTCATCTTCgattaattttttttgaattatATCAGCTAGTGCATCAGGAAACGGTACTGTTTCACCGTTCAAGTTTAAGAGCCCCGTCTCTTTGAAGGCGGGAAATAACGAAATCGCCATTTTGAGCATGACTGTAGGCCTCCAAGTAAGTTaactcatttttttttattttactctTTTGTTTTATAGgaaactagttgatgccccgcccgcgttgcggggcgatggccgaataattctcaaccaattaaaaaaacagtcatatagttttgctagaaaaaaaaacctaaaacgatgacaagaccgTAATTTTGAGCTCAGGGCAAAATGATAATTTttaacagagggcaaaatcgtaatttttagctaggggaaaacatatttttattttgaactggggggcaaaaacgtaattttgcgCAGCGGCGAAAATCGTAtttttgagctgagggcaaaaacataattttattttgagtgaggggcgaaaacgtaattttaaactggtggcaaaccgtaattttaaagtgagtataaaataataaactggttggtccaatgggggagtgtcAGTCAGCTGCCTCGTACAATTGGCAAAACTGTAACTTTAAGcgggcgaaaccgtaatttttaaccgagggcaaaattgaaaATTTTATCTGGGAGCAAAtgcgtaattttatttttaactgggggcaaatACGTAATTTACACTGatggcaaaattataattttaaaacgtggataaaattataaattaattaGGCCAATAGGGGAGTGTCAGGCACCGGACTGGAACTATTCCCCTTGTCGCCCCTTTCCTCCAATAAAAGGCAATAACTATTGCCGCCGACACTTAGTTTTGTTGTGTTAAGTAAATATGAATGTGAATGTGGGTCCCATTTAATAGAATGCAGGATCGTTTTACGAATGGGTTGGAGCGGGTTTAACCAGTGTGAAACTCGAAGGTATGAAGAATGGAACCATGGACTTATCACACACAGCATGGACCTACAAGGTACTCAACTTTATATTAACATTTGACTTTTGAGAGTCAAACTGGTTGACTTTTGGACTATATTAGGTTTGACTTTCTTATTTATGGCTTTTTTGCAGATCGGTTTAGAAGGCGAGCATTTACGCTTATACAATGCAGACAGTGCGAAAAACGTGAAGTGGACAAAGGTTTCCGAGCCACCTAAAAACCAGCCATTGACATGGTATAAGGTATGCACCTGCATGAAGAAACATTAGACTCCATTTGTTTTAGCTaaggctggcaaatcgtgtcttaacaggtttaacaggtttctgacggcgcgcacaacataagtttcaaacatgattacgactcgtttaactactttctacctcatgtttataaaacagttttatgtataaagatgaataaatgatagatcataacattataattttaattattttaaaaattaaaaagtcaaagggtgtattttcagtcaaacaggtctaatcgtgtcttaacaggtacccAATTGCCAGCCATTTTAGAACATTTTCTTGTTTCTGTTTTACTAATTATTAAATCTCGTAGGCTATCGTGGATGCCCCGCCTGGAGACGAACCCATTGCGCTTGACATGGTTCACATGGGAAAGGGATTGGCGTGGTTGAACGGCGAGCAGATCGGAAGATACTGGCCCCGAAAAGCTCCAACTGATAAGTGTGTTACAACATGTGATTATAGAGGCAAGTTTAACCCGGATAAATGCAATAGAGGGTGTGGTGAACCGACACAAAGATGGTACCATGTTCCAAGATCTTGGTTCAAGCCATCGGGTAACGTTTTGGTGATATTTGAAGAGAAAGGTGGCGACCCGTCTCAAATGATGTTTTCAAGACGGAAAGTATCGGCTCTTTGTGCTCATGTATCTGAAGATCACCCATCGTTTGTCACCAACGACATGCGAAAAATCAAATCAAGTTTGGAGTTAAAATGCCCGATCAACGCATACATTTCCGGTTTTAAATTTGCTAGTTATGGAACTCCTACAGGTTCTTGTCAATCATTTACAGTTGGAGATTGCCATGATCCTGATTCCACATCTGTTGTTGAAAAGGTAATCTTTTTCCCTGATCTCAGGGGCGTAGCTttcaaggggccgggaggggcgctcGACCCCCTGAACGTTTCGCttagtagtgttatgtatgtacgtttcgtgtagaattttttaggtatatacgttttcgaccccccgattttataaaaaaaattacttatatagaatttttaggttcggtgacttccgaccccccggtaaaaaatttcaagcttcgccactgcctgATCTGATCTTTAATACATATAATAATAACATAGCCTTTGACCAATCCCACTTTACGAAAATGAACATGGAATGCGTCTGGGGTAGACGTAATTCCCAACCTTCGCGTCTGGCACAGACTCCTACTTTTCAGCCAATAGAGAgacgacacgtgtcatcatctttagtttttttttaatcttttcaccaTGATTTTTAAACGAGCGTAGCTTTTTCATAcgttcatatttttttaaaaagtttacACCAAATTAAAGAGAATTTTGTTATCTTTAATTTGGTGaattttttatatgtaaaaaaatatTATCCCGTCTAAAAATCGTGGTGGAAAAGAAAAAAAGTTGGCGCGGAAACCCATGGCACATTCTCTGATGCAAACTTTGGTCCCAGATGCAAAACTTGCATTTATTTCCGTGTTTGGGTTCCCAGACGCGAAGCATGTTCATTTTCGTAATTTGACCCATCAAATATCTATTTTCGTGATTTTCCCATAATGATATCGGTCAGTTTTGCATGCGTATTCATGCAAAACCTATCAAttccaagtttttttttttttttttttgcaaaagaGTTATGTTACTTATGTGGTTTCATTTCTCTCATTGTTTGTGCAGCTATGCTTGAATAAGAACGAGTGCATAGTCGAATTGAGTGAAGACAATTTCAAGACGGAACTTTGCCCCGGCAAGACAAAGAAACTTGTTGTGGAAGCAATGTGTAGCTAAATCGTGCCATTTCGATATTGGTTGAATTTATATGGTTGTGTTTTTTGTATCGTCAAGAGTCATTTTTACGTACATTTCCGCGGGTCTTTGATTTCATGTCTTTGTAATCCCAAGGGGAATGAGTACATGTTAAGGCtgttgaaacttgaaacttgttGAAATTTTTATAGTCAAAATTTGACTTTGACCCATAAAAGTCAAATGTCAACTATCTTCTAATAAAAACATGGTACAAGTACATACCAGGAGGTGTCCTACAACACATGTTTCGATCATCGATGGGCTCAATGTCAAAACCAATAAACCAAGAACCAAGTGAAACATCCTCATTCGCATAATTGTATAGTATTGGCCTGCATCACTCAGATTCGTTTCAGAATGATGTTTCTATGTTTTTTTTTACATCTAACGCCAAAACCAAGATATTATTGATGTTGTGATTCATTAGTCTTTAATCTTCTCTTATAATCACTATTTATACACCCAAAGGAAACCTTATGTTTATCTAGTAAAGGTAATTACGTCATGAAATAAGTACCAACTAATTAATATAGGGTAATAAAGTCGATGATCATTTATTAGATAAATGATAATGATAACTAGAATTGCGACCCGCcacaatgcggcggggattctttagttataactaagtcgatctaggacccgcacgttatgttaaacctgtcaaacgggaaaaaaaatagacgatgttaAAACGTTCACCCATACACGCACGTAgcgtcgtgttaactcacaaaatttagaacaaaacgtaaaaacgttaaaccaaagacgcacgttgcgatgtatTGTCACACCCCATTATTTACAGCTcagcccggtggggagtatcgtgacatagattgatatcgtcatagtcaaacatacacagaatagcacaacggaagtcttcgaatataaaatattattacaaacccaAATGTCTGAAATATAAAAATACGATGTGCAGACAAGCTTGTAATAATCCACAGGCGGGTCATTATAACAAAAGAAGTTTATCAGACTAATGACTTATGCAAAGGAGTTGCAAGATCCTCGCCTAACAatcctgagcagcttccagcctatttatgtatttgtacctgtcacttagacttttgaaaatacgtcagttttcactggtaaatacaattaaccgacacatttgaaaatgtttttgaaaattgatttaggtgcacaaggcacaaaaataTTTTATGAAAGTTGACCCATTTGTTATCTCAGGATCTAAAGGACCTTTTCAGTCTCCCGGAGCAGGGTTTTGATATTTCTCTAGCTCAACAACAGTTGCATAAAGAGCATGATTGCGAACACAAAATGTTTCTTTCTACcattattttctaaattatttaATCAACTTTTTGTTGCATAACATTGCTTCCTTTTTGGTTGGGTAATAAAGTTACTGGTGTCATTTATTTATAGGGATTCGTCGCTAGAAGCGCACACCAAGTTTCTGGAATCTCTTGGTATAGCTGGCATCAGTCACCACAGTTTGCTATTCTCCAAGACTTCCCCCGTGACAGTTTTACGAGACGAACTACTGACAAGGTGGGACCCACTTCCATTTTCAAGGGCGTTTTTGGGAATTTCACAATTTGAATTATGGCATAACAACCATGATGTGGTTTTTTGCATGGTTTTGTAGGATTAGGAGGCGATCAACATATCCGAGTAGCTCATCTTCGTGTTACCCTCATAAACAAACTTATGCGTATGTCTACTCAGAATCCGAATATTTTTTTGCGTTGATAATTTTGTGGtgaattatttatttattgttaatCTCCGTCTTTAGCAATGCTCGATTTGCTTTCAACCGAAAGGATGTTGCGCAAAGGAAGAACCTCTCCCCAAATATTTCCATCAAGTTGATAGAATCACAAGTTAATTGCATGTCTCAAGTTTATGCAAACAAGGTACATCTAATTATAATTGCaaaactttcagaactcctaataaacaatcattttatataattttttttgtatttaggatatttttatcatctattatatgtatttttatgattacatacatgttaaaagtagtttacatatgtctaatagccaaattatatatatgtgtaataactaattacatatatgtaaaaaaactagtttacatatgtgtaattataaatttgtatataaaaatgataaaattactcttaacatgcaggtaatcataaaaatatacataataaatgataaaattatcctaaacataaaaatatataaataaaaagattgtttattaggagttctgtaaatatttatagTTCTGAAATGATCTTTAAAAGTCTGTTATTGTTGAAatacataaaatgaagatagtaTTTCTTAGGATCATTTGACAAAACCTTGGATTCTTATAATAATAATTCATGGTGTTTGAACATTAAGTTTAGATATCTAAATTTATAGTCTGGTAATTGATTCAGGTAGTGGCGGCAAGGTTACAGAAACATGTTGCTGGGTTGAGTTCAGAGATCCATAAGCTGCGAATGTTCAAACTTCGTTATTACTTGAAGTTCGTTAAATGAAACCATGAGATTTTGTTGTGAAACATAACCTTCATGTTTTGATGCATGTTCCACTCTACAAAATGCTTTACTACTTGAAGTTCATGCTATTATGTCTTTTGTTAGGTctctttggccgcgttttggtcatGTCAACCAGACACCcggtcagtcttttgtctggttgacaggaccataacgcggccaaagctcggcgttttgatccggtcaacagacccgtcagtcttttgtctggttgaccggaccaaaacgccgcgctttgaccacagctcgacactgcagggtgtgcatataggacaaaaaGCCCTTTTTGGTGTGCATATAGGCATTTGGGTGTGCCAATAGGTACGCCCTTTAAATTTTTTGAAATCGGGACACAAAATAAAACAACCTTCATCCAGGATTAGAATTCGCGATATATGTATTTTACAATATTACATGTtacatatacatatgtatatattctCATTTCACTATTTCAATATCCAAATAATCCTATCAAATTACTAACCTTCCCTCCCtgtaaaatgacaacaaaatcaTCTCATATGTACACAAAAATCGATAATCATTCAACTAGTTCATAAATAGATTCACATGCAAGAGCTCGTTTTCAGCTCGACTCTGCTATAACAGAAGCCAAGGTTTCGTGTCTCTTGAGTTCTTGAGCTTTCCTGCGATTCGACTCCAAGACAATAAGGAGTGCGGTTATGTCAGCAGGGCTAACCCCACCAACTCTGCTTGCCTGACCAATAGTTTGTGGCCTCACctgaaaacaaacaaacatatatCACACCATAATTCAAAATATAATGAGAGATTATTAGCATATGAAAGTTTTCATGCTTGATTTGATTTCATATGatagttaaatgcccggatagtccctgtggtttgctcttttttcacctttagtccctaactttctaaaattacagctatagtccccaacttttc
Coding sequences:
- the LOC110931016 gene encoding beta-galactosidase 10; this translates as MASIGCTLFILLHSCCFVWLYILPVAEAAANSVKYDSRSLIIDGQRRLLISAAIHYPRSVPAMWPGLVKTAKEGGVDAIETYVFWNGHEPSPGNYYFGGRYDLPKFVKIVQDAGMLLILRIGPFVAAEWNFGGIPVWLHYVPGTVFRTDNEPFKLYMQNFTTLIVNMMKKDKFFASQGGPIILAQVENEYGFYEPAYGEGGKSYTQWAAKMALSQNTGVPWIMCQQWDTPDPVINTCNSFYCDDFKPSYPTMPKIWTENWPGWFKTFGGRDPHRPPEDVAYSVARFFQKGGSVHNYYMYHGGTNFGRTSGGPFITTSYDYDAPIDEYGLPRFPKWGHLKELHRAIKLCEHALLNNKPALVLLGPKQEADVYEDQTGTCAAFIANLDDTNEKTVQFRNASYTLPAWSVSILPDCKNVVFNTAKVGSQTSTIEMVPEKLQPNWEIYVEKAGIWGEADFTRNGFVDHINTTKDTTDYLWHTTRLFVDRSEDFLTKGIKPILLIESKGHALHAFVNGILQASASGNGTVSPFKFKSPVSLKAGNNEIAILSMTVGLQNAGSFYEWVGAGLTSVKLEGMKNGTMDLSHTAWTYKIGLEGEHLRLYNADSAKNVKWTKVSEPPKNQPLTWYKAIVDAPPGDEPIALDMVHMGKGLAWLNGEQIGRYWPRKAPTDKCVTTCDYRGKFNPDKCNRGCGEPTQRWYHVPRSWFKPSGNVLVIFEEKGGDPSQMMFSRRKVSALCAHVSEDHPSFVTNDMRKIKSSLELKCPINAYISGFKFASYGTPTGSCQSFTVGDCHDPDSTSVVEKLCLNKNECIVELSEDNFKTELCPGKTKKLVVEAMCS
- the LOC110932650 gene encoding protein CHROMATIN REMODELING 24-like, with translation MDSSLEAHTKFLESLGIAGISHHSLLFSKTSPVTVLRDELLTRIRRRSTYPSSSSSCYPHKQTYANARFAFNRKDVAQRKNLSPNISIKLIESQVNCMSQVYANKVVAARLQKHVAGLSSEIHKLRMFKLRYYLKFVK